From Penicillium digitatum chromosome 5, complete sequence, one genomic window encodes:
- a CDS encoding Protein kinase-like domain produces MEETIAELRRQLEEERQAREEAERRQGEERQAREEAERRQGEAERHVQSNTLFTLLDRCHNYLSQAIRVETDATLTTQGDATNPVNRLYPKRIVPWLDFPQLQEQVWRKLDRTAALTSRPLFPSDTQIDYVFANIQNRPIYSEASLRNFERDTVDNFVEMVIKALRDDEVFRHEFGIQGQVTFYDRMNLSETSLQNSLEQMNLQDVRTPQRFANTRPGRRRGRGRGAIQGNNRDGTTRRRNRRADQFCVHLMADERQIPIYAVEFKAPHKVTIPELVAGLHQINLARDVINQEGDTFEFHATYLVAAVVTQIFSYMIDIGVQYGYICTGEAFVFLYIPEDDPTVVQYFLCIPNQDVQADDELRLHRTAIGQVLAFTLQALAAKAPSQEWHDAAYDKLETWDVEYLDVLRKIPETLRKDPRASNYRPSHWKLEPKTHNTRSRARCKPDISTPKHSSTEGSGSDEESHSPSIAAAARSGSSRGRGNNRQSTKESESKRAGQNNKQTSRKDGQSTRPYCTIACIRGIVNREPLDQECPNWKLHGGQRHSIGPQEFTRRLHRQLTQNRNHGFEQLHVCGRTGYLVKATLLSHGYTVVIKATTMEKQHRLQAEANNYRHLRSLQGNQIPVCLGTFTPQVLYWYHGELMAQMMILSWSGKRLQYIINDENSRFFHQERDKALTVLRSHGVIHGDSEWRNILWDDLGARLFVIDLEEVKWLKCPRALEPTFGNMRHSHRVGVGKSRKKLLSSSTAVCS; encoded by the coding sequence ATGGAAGAAACAATCGCCGAGCTACGGCGTCAGCTTGAGGAGGAGAGACAGGCGCGAGAAGAGGCGGAGAGACGCCAGGGAGAGGAGAGACAGGCGCGAGAAGAGGCGGAGAGACGccagggagaggcggaaCGACATGTGCAGTCCAACACACTATTCACCCTTCTCGATCGCTGCCACAACTATCTGTCTCAAGCGATCAGAGTCGAGACGGATGCAACCCTCACGACTCAGGGCGATGCGACCAACCCGGTGAACAGACTTTACCCCAAGCGCATAGTCCCTTGGCTTGATTTCCCTCAGCTCCAGGAGCAAGTCTGGAGGAAACTCGACCGCACGGCTGCCTTAACCTCGCGCCCTCTCTTCCCTTCTGATACCCAAATCGATTATGTCTTTGCGAATATCCAGAACAGACCGATTTATTCGGAGGCGTCCCTTCGAAATTTCGAGCGAGACACGGTGGATAATTTTGTTGAAATGGTTATCAAGGCGTTGCGAGATGATGAAGTCTTTCGACATGAGTTTGGAATCCAAGGTCAAGTCACCTTTTACGACCGCATGAACCTATCGGAAACTTCGCTACAGAACAGCTTAGAGCAAATGAATCTTCAGGACGTGCGAACACCCCAACGATTCGCGAACACTAGGCCTGGGAGACGCagaggaaggggaagaggagcGATACAGGGAAACAATAGGGATGGCACTACACGAAGACGTAATCGTCGTGCCGACCAGTTCTGCGTGCACCTTATGGCTGATGAACGACAAATACCAATATATGCGGTGGAGTTCAAAGCGCCGCATAAGGTGACAATCCCCGAATTGGTGGCGGGTCTACACCAGATAAATCTAGCTCGCGATGTCATTAACCAGGAAGGCGATACGTTTGAGTTTCATGCCacctacctcgtcgccgcTGTGGTCACTCAGATATTCTCATACATGATCGATATTGGGGTTCAATACGGCTATATCTGCacaggagaagcttttgtttttctctatATCCCGGAGGATGATCCCACAGTTGTTCAATATTTTTTGTGTATCCCAAACCAGGACGTGCAGGCGGACGATGAACTACGCCTCCACCGGACCGCTATCGGCCAGGTGCTTGCATTCACCCTTCAAGCGCTAGCCGCCAAAGCTCCGTCtcaagaatggcatgatgcgGCATACGATAAGCTAGAGACCTGGGATGTCGAATACCTAGATGTGTTGAGAAAAATCCCCGAGACTCTCCGTAAAGACCCGCGAGCCTCCAATTATCGACCATCGCACTGGAAACTAGAGCCGAAGACGCACAATACACGATCCCGTGCTCGCTGCAAACCAGATATCTCTACTCCAAAGCATTCGTCGACCGAAGGCAGCGGTAGTGATGAAGAATCGCACTCGCCATCTATCGCTGCAGCGGCTCGTAGCGGGTCGAGCCGTGGCCGAGGCAATAACCGCCAATCAACTAAGGAAAGCGAAAGCAAACGAGCCGGTCAGAATAATAAACAGACCTCTCGAAAAGATGGGCAATCTACACGACCCTACTGCACAATTGCCTGTATCCGCGGCATCGTTAACCGAGAACCTCTGGATCAAGAATGCCCTAACTGGAAACTCCACGGCGGCCAGAGACACTCTATAGGACCGCAGGAGTTCACACGCCGGCTTCACCGCCAACTTAcccaaaaccgaaaccatggGTTTGAACAGCTTCACGTCTGTGGTCGGACAGGTTACCTCGTCAAAGCTACCCTTCTATCACACGGGTACACTGTGGTCATTAAAGCTACCACAATGGAGAAGCAGCATCGCCTTCAAGCGGAGGCGAACAATTATCGTCACCTCAGGAGCTtacaaggaaatcaaatccCCGTCTGTCTTGGCACATTTACGCCACAAGTCTTATATTGGTACCATGGCGAATTAATGGCGCAGATGATGATACTGAGCTGGTCTGGAAAACGGCTTCAGTATATTATCAACGATGAGAATTCCAGATTCTTTCACCAGGAGCGCGACAAAGCTCTGACCGTGCTCCGGTCGCATGGAGTTATCCACGGCGACAGTGAGTGGCGCAATATACTGTGGGATGACCTAGGTGCTCGCTTGTTTGTTATTGACCTGGAGGAAGTGAAATGGTTGAAGTGCCCTCGGGCTCTTGAACCAACCTTTGGCAACATGCGGCATAGCCATCGCGTCGGGGTGGggaaaagtagaaaaaagcTCTTGTCCAGCTCAACTGCTGTCTGCTCATGA
- a CDS encoding reverse transcriptase gives MQGTQQDVPQGPSSNITLSRAELHEILDDALTRARTREVDNVRAIVDEVIRARRDDIRGPPGRDGQDAPHSTAHWKTDEGYFTPDPTSDVHVRTLRGTTYYTNVYAFINQLKALIPLKSEEVVRANLPSCLREAAARWYSAELSDEERQDLSVRSLQLGWFATLERRFKPRATEAIVKVMAPSSVYSWRDVRAGRSVTEWAQNMLRDTQAAEITGTTTVLRLVWTRLEPALQRDIREPSPATTISQFMADLDLRYGQWYEMSQRARPMQRQTQPQSVRYQGQQRQPQYNPRNAGYAYGRGEQAYQLPFRPRDTQTDNRQLMWNSIPNVQRQPQQRFPRNAYQPPSNVPQTQAQRTSYVPPQRQQPQGAYQPRQQQPQGQTNQAGQLLLSDKPWNQAGYSNTGYVARQPRARPAAAYQAEPQEVAPPDESLPAFYDGQHFYDPHTDAYYVDEEHNSYAEYPEEDPQAYWQAPPFQDNEDNEDDHDQPCYSVTEDLTPTTTYPKPDCTNGPVNLVHVATISRGQNKVACRFIMNNNPTAYALIYQTKAKKDLAYARLQDLDGFRERICDTANDFPSTAFPDNRPYDQTWQTVPEPSFDGQAFTYGRPFPNQDPPAQHAAKLKLIPWEDMYEILDSFGNPTARQRRRARREKEREENITSDAHIPSWGRVAIAKPRSGPLQNTDLRFRISQIDGAPDLVGPVISLLLAVEALWQYVGTSTNLTRITSLDHAGLIDFRARFVEGDPRVVRAMREGLGTSLNAVRDAIAFAEGLMLVDRCFETMKDETIKAEVGAIATLVRPPPQTPLSPHDQLAMDF, from the coding sequence ATGCAGGGCACACAGCAGGACGTCCCGCAGGGACCTTCGTCCAACATCACCCTGTCGAGGGCTGAACTGCATGAAATCCTTGATGACGCGCTTACTCGAGCTCGTACACGCGAGGTCGACAACGTTCGAGCAATAGTTGACGAAGTCATCAGGGCGCGTCGTGACGATATCCGCGGGCCACCGGGTCGAGACGGACAGGATGCACCACATAGCACCGCGCACTGGAAGACGGACGAAGGTTACTTCACACCTGACCCTACGTCAGACGTACATGTACGCACTCTTCGGGGAACCACGTACTACACGAATGTTTATGCCTTCATCAACCAGCTAaaggcattgatcccgttgaAATCTGAGGAAGTGGTCCGAGCGAACCTACCATCGTGCCTGCGGGAGGCAGCAGCTCGATGGTACAGCGCGGAGCTGTCAGACGAAGAGAGGCAGGATTTAAGTGTCCGCTCTCTGCAGTTGGGCTGGTTCGCTACCCTTGAAAGACGGTTCAAGCCGCGCGCCACAGAGGCGATCGTCAAAGTGATGGCACCGTCATCAGTCTACTCCTGGCGGGACGTACGCGCAGGGCGCAGTGTTACAGAATGGGCCCAAAACATGTTGCGAGACACCCAAGCAGCCGAGATAACAGGTACTACAACAGTGCTCCGCCTAGTGTGGACACGTCTTGAACCAGCACTTCAGCGTGACATACGGGAACCCAGCCCAGCTACCACGATCTCGCAGTTCATGGCAGACTTAGATTTGCGTTATGGACAGTGGTATGAGATGTCGCAACGCGCCCGACCGATGCAGCGTCAGACGCAGCCCCAATCAGTTCGTTACCAAGGTCAGCAACGCCAGCCCCAGTATAATCCTCGTAACGCAGGTTACGCCTACGGTCGTGGAGAACAAGCATACCAGCTACCCTTCCGGCCACGGGACACACAAACTGACAATCGCCAGCTTATGTGGAATTCGATTCCCAACGTACAACGTCAACCACAGCAGCGGTTCCCTAGGAACGCTTACCAGCCACCGTCAAATGTTCCTCAAACCCAGGCTCAGCGTACGTCTTACGTACCGCCTCAGCGGCAACAACCACAAGGAGCCTACCAGCCGCGTCAGCAGCAGCCTCAGGGCCAGACCAACCAAGCCGGCCAGCTCTTGCTCTCTGACAAGCCGTGGAATCAAGCCGGTTACTCCAACACAGGCTACGTAGCGCGGCAGCCACGCGCTCGGCCAGCCGCAGCATACCAAGCGGAGCCACAGGAAGTTGCTCCTCCCGACGAGAGCTTGCCAGCGTTTTACGACGGCCAGCACTTCTATGACCCCCACACTGACGCGTATTACGTAGATGAGGAACACAACAGCTATGCGGAGTACCCTGAGGAGGATCCTCAAGCGTACTGGCAGGCCCCTCCTTTTCAGGACAACGAGGACAACGAGGACGACCATGACCAACCATGTTACTCCGTGACAGAGGATCTCACACCTACCACTACCTACCCAAAGCCCGACTGTACAAACGGGCCGGTTAACCTAGTCCATGTGGCCACTATCAGCCGCGGCCAAAATAAGGTGGCGTGCCGATTTATCATGAACAACAATCCGACGGCGTACGCCTTAATCTACCAGACTAAGGCAAAGAAAGACCTAGCATACGCCCGTCTGCAGGACCTCGACGGCTTCCGCGAACGTATCTGTGACACAGCTAACGACTTCCCCTCTACTGCCTTCCCCGATAACAGACCATACGACCAGACCTGGCAAACTGTTCCGGAGCCAAGCTTCGACGGTCAGGCTTTCACCTACGGAAGACCATTCCCAAACCAAGACCCCCCAGCACAGCACGCAGCCAAGCTCAAGCTTATCCCATGGGAAGACATGTACGAGATCCTCGACTCATTCGGCAACCCTACTGCTCGTCAACGACGACGCGCCCGCCGCgaaaaggagagagaggagaatATTACGTCTGATGCACACATCCCTTCTTGGGGACGGGTTGCTATCGCAAAACCCCGCTCTGGACCACTACAAAATACGGACCTCCGTTTTCGAATTAGCCAAATCGATGGCGCCCCCGACCTCGTCGGCCCAGTCATATCTCTGCTGTTAGCTGTCGAGGCACTATGGCAATACGTTGGTACTAGTACAAATCTTACGCGGATTACTTCCCTTGACCACGCTGGACTGATCGATTTCCGCGCCCGCTTCGTTGAAGGGGACCCGCGCGTGGTACGCGCGATGCGGGAAGGGCTCGGAACTTCCCTTAACGCCGTTCGTGATGCCATTGCTTTTGCTGAGGGCCTCATGCTTGTCGACCGATGCTTTGAAACTATGAAGGATGAGACAATTAAGGCGGAAGTGGGGGCAATTGCTACCTTGGTCCGGCCGCCACCACAGACGCCCCTTTCCCCGCACGACCAGCTTGCAATGGACTTTTAG
- a CDS encoding UV excision repair protein, whose product MTTDQGSAEKTAALSELVKRTQSYNKNLTKVGLVMAKTRSDDLRWLRDYLQTQTDTTPFIYTMDKNPEIELLTAHSSRGREASAYLSFIVDLYDELPEYSIFLHANTNQWHNDLFGPQTSRALQSLRREAVDAKGYLNLRCASNPGCPFHVNPNNPTQAHIDKNDARANFPRICKEIFGEDAYVPEQIGGICCAQFAVSRTHIRQRPKSDYVRMLNWMNEKSVPLVETLWHMVFGMERVHCPLYEQCRCDDYGWRTFPLDHNKNQGSCLWPWEAVFEV is encoded by the exons ATGACCACGGATCAAG GATCAGCAGAAAAGACTGCCGCGCTATCTGAACTTGTTAAGAGAACCCAAAGCTACAACAAAAACCTAACAAAGGTCGGCTTAGTTATGGCAAAGACACGATCGGATGACTTAAGATGGCTTCGTGATTATCTCCAAACCCA AACTGACACCACTCCGTTCATTTACACAATGGATAAAAATCCAGAGATTGAACTACTTACAGCACACTCATCTCGTGGCCGTGAGGCCTCCGCTTATCTTTCATTCATTGTCGACCTGTACGACGAGCTCCCCGAATACTCGATTTTTCTCCATGCCAACACTAACCAGTGGCATAACGATCTCTTTGGCCCCCAGACCAGCCGAGCTTTGCAAAGCCTGCGCCGTGAAGCCGTGGATGCGAAGGGATATTTGAACCTGCGGTGTGCAAGTAACCCAGGCTGTCCGTTTCACGTCAATCCCAATAATCCCACGCAAGCACACATTGACAAGAATGATGCCCGAGCAAACTTTCCGAGAATTTGCAAGGAGATATTTGGGGAAGATGCCTATGTTCCAGAACAAATTGGCGGGATTTGCTGTGCTCAGTTTGCAGTCAGCCGAACACACATCCGGCAGCGGCCCAAAAGCGACTATGTCCGCATGCTAAACTGGATGAATGAAAAGAGTGTGCCACTTGTTGAAACTTTGTGGCATATGGTCTTCGGCATGGAAAGGGTACA TTGCCCTCTCTATGAACAATGCCGGTGTGATGATTATGGATGG cgtacttttccactagaccataacaaaaaccaaggttcctgtttatggccttgggaggccgtatttgaggtttga
- a CDS encoding NAD(P)-binding domain, protein MSTKPITRVAIVGATGHLGRAFAQSLLQTGQHEVTALTREDSHGKVAEGVRAVKVNYDDDDSLVKALKGQQFLVITLSVQAPEDLHARITAAAAKAGVPYIMPNAYGYPISPEGVKDGDSYGKRVLSRIDDAQNGGSFSVTLPCGFWYEWSLACGEQWFGFTIKDRRVTFFDDGTRIVSVSTWDQCGRALAALLSLPESGTTPALADFKNKEVRINSFRVSQRDMLDSLHRILGTTDSDWEISHETVAKRLADGAEDLAKGVFTGIPKMLYGHVFLATNKDGDFAGTMELANDVLGLPKEDLDEATKRVVDMVAGGWTPFG, encoded by the exons ATGTCCACGAAACCTATCACTCGAGTTGCCATTGTTGGA GCTACTGGCCATCTCGGTAGAGCCTTTGCTCAGTCCCTTCTGCAAACCGGCCAGCATGAAGTCACAGCTCTCACCCGCGAAGATAGCCATGGAAAAGTCGCAGAGGGGGTTCGAGCCGTGAAGGTTAATTACGATGATGACGACTCACTAGTCAAGGCCTTGAAAGGACAACAATTCCTTGTGATTACCCTGAGCGTTCAGGCCCCCGAAGATCTCCATGCAAGGATTACCGCAGCTGCCGCAAAGGCTGGGGTCCCTTACATCATGCCAAATGCGTATGGATACCCCATTAGCCCGGAGGGCGTGAAGGATGGGGATTCATACGGAAAGCGCGTCCTTAGTCGAATTGATGATGCTCAAAATGGCGGATCGTTCTCGGTAACACTGCCATGTGGTTTCTGGTACGAATGGAGCCTGGCATGCGGCGAGCAATGGTTCGGCTTCACAATCAAAGACCGAAGGGTAACCTTTTTCGATGATGGCACTCGCATCGTGAGCGTTAGCACTTGGGACCAGTGTGGTCGTGCGCTGGCTGCTCTCCTCAGCCTACCGGAGTCGGGAACGACCCCCGCGCTTGCCGACTTCAAGAACAAAGAAGTCCGCATCAATAGCTTCCGCGTCTCACAACGCGACATGCTTGATAGTCTGCATCGTATTTTGGGCACCACAGACTCTGATTGGGAGATTAGTCATGAGACTGTCGCTAAGCGCCTTGCAGACGGCGCTGAAGATTTGGCCAAGGGCGTCTTCACGGGGATTCCCAAAATGCTTTATGGGCATGTGTTTTTAGCAACCAACAAGGATGGCGATTTCGCAGGGACAATGGAGTTGGCAAATGATGTACTAGGGCTACCTAAAGAGGACTTGGATGAAGCGACTAAGAGGGTAGTGGATATGGTGGCTGGAGGATGGACCCCCTTCGGTTAA
- a CDS encoding Major facilitator superfamily domain, general substrate transporter, producing the protein MSEKIKEAVLAEAKNTQAIAHDVMTSGAYLYPLKGIVYFATHKDLWRPFLSRAGRTITLGVGVTSVMFFFTYLPQMAIMAFTSGPLAAISAAILVLGESSTITNVLSRSFLVEDALIDTFDGTLVARDQETLVAQGRQLKSRSGGKDAMARLGKVFTRPLARLNPRALLRSLLYLPLNLIPVVGTVLYICMQGKRAGPVLHARYFQLKGWDSTMREEWVKKNQGAYTGLGIAAFLLEMIPFASIAFSFTNTVGAALWAADLEKATK; encoded by the exons ATGTCCgagaaaatcaaagaagcAGTGCTTGCCGAGGCCAAAAACACTCAAGCAATTGCTCATGATGTCATGACGTCTGGCGCATACTTGTATCCATTGAAG GGTATTGTCTACTTCGCAACCCACAAGGACCTTTGGCGTCCTTTTCTATCTCGCGCGGGCCGAACGATCACACTGGGAGTCGGCGTCACATCCGTGATGTTCTTCTTCACGTACTTGCCGCAGATGGCCATCATGGCCTTCACTAGTGGCCCGTTGGCTGCTATTTCTGCAGCGATCCTGGTCCTTGGTGAGAGTTCCACCATCACAAACGTCCTCTCACGCTCGTTCCTCGTCGAAGATGCCCTGATCGACACCTTTGATGGCACCCTAGTGGCGCGTGACCAGGAGACACTCGTAGCACAAGGACGCCAGTTGAAATCACGATCGGGAGGAAAAGATGCTATGGCCAGACTGGGTAAGGTTTTTACTCGGCCTCTCGCGCGGTTGAACCCAAGGGCTCTACTGCGATCTTTGCTCTACCTACCTCTGAACCTCATTCCTGTGGTCGGGACTGTTTTGTATATCTGTATGCAGGGGAAAAGAGCAGGACCAGTACTTCACGCCAGATATTTCCAGCTCAAGGGCTGGGACTCTACGATGCGAGAGGAGTGGGTGAAGAAAAACCAGGGCGCGTACACTGG ACTTGGAATAGCAGCCTTTTTGTTGGAAATGATACCGTTTGCCTCGATCGCGTTTTCATTTACGAACACTGTTGGTGCGGCTCTCTGGGCTGCGGATTTAGAGAAGGCAACCAAGTAG
- a CDS encoding NAD(P)-binding domain, with amino-acid sequence MTTAAIFGSTGAVGSQILATILAIDACSTVKTISRRLQNVQSAKLEALDESDSSKRGGMISSLSPRPSVVFNAVGTTRASAGSVTNQWKIDHDLCVENAQAAKEAGVKTYI; translated from the coding sequence ATGACTACGGCAGCGATATTCGGCTCTACAGGAGCAGTTGGCTCCCAGATCTTGGCTACAATCCTTGCGATAGACGCATGTTCAACAGTGAAGACGATCTCCAGGAGACTCCAGAATGTGCAGTCAGCTAAACTCGAAGCGCTCGATGAGAGCGACTCCTCAAAACGGGGTGGAATGATCTCGTCTCTGTCGCCCAGGCCATCAGTGGTTTTCAACGCGGTTGGTACCACGAGAGCGTCAGCAGGCAGCGTCACGAATCAGTGGAAGATCGATCATGATTTGTGTGTTGAGAACGCGCAAGCAGCAAAGGAGGCAGGCGTGAAGACGTACATTTAA
- a CDS encoding NAD(P)-binding domain, with product MKVGVEDAAKELGFDNAVILRPGAIIGRDKSKFFFLENLVEGLQKLGQGVQDKVGQDQTTIARASVAAARMIEEGKAPSNYWVLEQADIVWLGRDDWKD from the exons ATGAAGGTTGGCGTCGAAGATGCTGCCAAGGAGCTTGGTTTTGACAATGCTGTCATTCTTAGACCAGGAGCGATTATCGGAAGAGATAAATCAAAGTTCTTTTTCTTAGAAAATTTGGTGGAAGGCCTTCAGAAGCTGGGACAAGGTGTCCAGGACAAAGTTG GTCAAGATCAAACGACAATTGCTAGAGCATCCGTGGCAGCTGCTcgtatgattgaagagggCAAAGCCCCATCGAACTATTGGGTTCTCGAACAAGCTGATATTGTCTGGCTTGGCAGAGATGACTGGAAAGACTGA
- a CDS encoding Acyltransferase 3: MAIVDPAIKQSASYIRPSSWADGLRGIAALFVVASHTCLSFATYLIPPSFAETGNSILFQRPFFRLVIQGQAWVAIFLVLLGFVNALKPLQLARRGATSDALATLSTGAFRRKWRLVFPAALMTMLAWLLCQFGVFQLGRRVDAYWLRTTSPQQSPSLGAAVVDLIRQMAGTWMYGENAYDQPQWALLPLFRGSLYVFMTLLALVNTTPLFRLCAQMVLYAYSWITLDGTVGTNIFAGMILAELSFYNLTALRPRLIFNFLPYGFVALGLYICSYPDQYADQTEWSSQLASLAEIIFPKDANVSRYYASLGAQMICFGVLLSPFMRRMLSHPVLLWLGSISFPLYLVHGPLMRSVLVYLLYLPMAIGFEPTLRADGTPDPESYIPTPSPLRLVIILLMFFVFLLYVVQQWTKHIEPRMGALTAVLERFSRSWGKNVAWTSKEKDEMLPITSVREVNI, encoded by the exons ATGGCCATTGTCGACCCGGCGATCAAGCAATCTGCATCTTACATCCGTCCCAGTAGCTGGGCAGAT GGTCTCCGAGGAATTGCCGCTCTTTTTGTGGTCGCTAGTCATACCTGCCTCTCCTTTGCGACATATCTGATCCCGCCATCTTTTGCGGAAACAGGAAACTCTATTTTGTTTCAGCGACCCTTTTTTCGACTAGTCATACAGGGCCAGGCGTGGGTAGCCATCTTCCTGGTGCTGCTCGGCTTCGTGAATGCCCTAAAACCGCTTCAGCTAGCCCGACGAGGAGCTACAAGTGATGCTCTCGCTACGCTGTCTACGGGCGCCTTCCGGCGCAAGTGGAGACTGGTTTTCCCCGCTGCCCTGATGACAATGTTAGCTTGGCTTTTATGTCAGTTCGGTGTCTTCCAATTGGGTAGAAGGGTAGATGCATACTGGCTGAGAACAACTAGCCCGCAACAAAGCCCGTCTTTGGGCGCCGCCGTCGTGGATCTGATACGGCAGATGGCGGGAACTTGGATGTATGGCGAAAATGCCTACGACCAACCGCAGTGGGCATTACTGCCCCTATTCCGTGGCTCTCTATATGTGTTCATGACCCTACTGGCTTTGGTAAATACCACGCCGCTTTTTCGCCTCTGTGCGCAAATGGTTCTATACGCCTATAGCTGGATAACACTGGATG GTACTGTTGGTACAAATATTTTCGCTGGCATGATACTAGCGGAACTATCGTTCTATAATCTGACGGCCCTCCGGCCACGCTTGATCTTTAATTTCCTACCCTACGGCTTCGTCGCCCTGGGCCTCTACATCTGCTCGTACCCCGACCAATACGCTGATCAAACCGAGTGGTCTTCCCAACTTGCATCACTTGCCGAAATCATTTTCCCAAAAGATGCCAACGTCAGCCGATACTACGCCAGTCTTGGGGCGCAGATGATATGCTTTGGGGTACTGCTTTCTCCCTTCATGCGACGGATGCTCTCCCATCCCGTGCTGTTGTGGTTGGGGTCTATCAGCTTCCCGCTATATCTCGTTCACGGACCGCTAATGCGTTCTGTTCTGGTCTACCTTCTGTATCTTCCTATGGCAATTGGATTTGAGCCAACTCTAAGAGCAGACGGAACACCGGATCCGGAGTCTTATATTCCAACGCCAAGCCCACTCAGACTAGTGATTATTCTGCTTATGTTTTTTGTGTTCTTGCTCTATGTTGTTCAGCAGTGGACGAAGCATATAGAACCGAGAATGGGCGCCCTTACAGCTGTGCTTGAGAGATTCTCCCGTTCATGGGGCAAGAATGTGGCGTGGACTTCAAAAGAGAAGGATGAGATGTTGCCTATTACGTCTGTTCGGGAGGTGAATATTTGA